The nucleotide sequence AAACCAAAAAACTGCCTTTTGACAAGCAAAAAGAGTCCCTAAATGCCCCAACTCCCAGTCTAGCAAGGCAAAAGATTGAAAATTCATAGGTCCCAGCTTTATTTGGGCATTACTTTCAATTTATGGAGATTTACAGAATGAAAAAATCGCTATTTGCAGTAGCAGCTTTGTCAGCAGTTGCTGGCGCAGCTCAAGCTCAGTCCAGCGTTACCGTTTACGGTATTTTGGACGTTGGCTATATTGGCACAAACATGCGCGGTACAACTACCAAGCCTGCTAACCTTCAGCAAACTAGTTCTTTCGGCCAAAGCGCTGAAAGCACCAGCCGTTTAGGTTTCAAGGGTACTGAAGATTTGGGTGGCGGTGCTAGTGCATTCTTCACTATTGAGACTGGTTTAACACCTTCAACTGGTGCTGTTGCTTCTACATGGAACAACCGTCAATCATTTGTTGGCTTGAAGAAAAATGGCATTGGTCAGTTTGCTGTTGGTACACAATACACTCCAATGTTTAACCAGGCGTCTGCAACAGATCCTGGCCAGTTAAATAACATGACAGGTAACGTTATTTATGCAACTGAGCCACAAGCTGCATTGAACGGCGGCCTTACATCTTATGGCGCTACTTCAAGTGCTTCAGCAACAAACAGTGGTTTTGTAACACGTACAAGCAACACGTTATCTACACAAACTGATACTTTTGGCGGTTTCAAATTTGCTGCTTCTTACACATTGAATAACCAAAACAATACAACAGCTGCTGCATCAAATAACACCACAACAATCGTTACAACTGGTACATCTGGTGGTAATACAAACTTCAACGGTTGGGCTCTTGGCGCTGATTACACTTGGCAAAAATTGTATGTAGCAGCAAGCTACCAAGCCTATAAGAGCTTGGTGCCTATCGTTACAACTACTTCACTGCAGCCAACTACTACATCTGCTAATGCAACATTGACAACCACAACTGGTGCAGCTGCTTTGACCACACAAACTGGTGGCTCAAACGTTCAGGATAACGGTGCTTATGTTGCTGCTACTTATGACTTCGGAATCTTGAAGGCATACGGTCAGTGGATCAACCGTAAAGTTACATCAACTGTAACTCCTGATTACTACGCAAGCCGTTCTGCTCAACAGATCGGTGTACGTAGCTACATTACTCCAACAGTTGAGGCATGGGCTAGCGTAGGTAATGGTCGTGTTCGCACTTATGGTAATGCAGCCCCAACTGCTAACTTTACTGGTTATCAGTTGGGTAGCAATTACTACTTAAGCAAGCGTACTAACGTTTATGCAATTTTCGGATCTACCGAAACATCAAGCACAACCACAACAGCTGGTACAAGTGCTAACGCATACGCTTTAGGCGTACGCCATACATTCTAATTATTGCTAGCTTAAGCTAGCAATCTTGGAATATTGAAGTAGTAAAGCCTGCCACTATGTGGCAGGCTTTTTTATTTTAAGTTGTACTATTTTTATTTTGTCTTACGATTATTTCTTCAAGGTAAGGCTTTCTAGGTCACTCATTACCTTTTGCATAACTGGGCCCCAATTTCCACTTTGTTTTTGGTTATAGAGTTTTATGCTTGGATACCATGGACTTTCCACACGATCATTTAACCATCTCCAGCAAGAATCAAATCTATTTAAGAGCCATGTAGGCTTTCCAAGGGCTGCTGACAAATGTGCGGTCGAAGTATCAACGGAAATGATCAAATCTAGGTTTGCAATAAGTGCGGCTGTATCTGAAAAGTCTTTCAGCTCGTCTGTGAAAATCCTGAGATTATCTTGGGGCCACAGCTTATTTTTCTGTTCTCTTAGCTCGGTTTCGGCTGGATCACCCTTCTGGAGTGAAAAAAATTCAACATTAGATGCAAATCTTAGGCTTGAAATAGTTTCTAGGGAAATATTTCTTCGTTCATTAATTTGCCAGACTTCTGGCTGATTCGGCCTAAAACCACCGCTCCAAACAAGACCAACTTTTAGTAGATCAAAACCCTTAAGTTTGTCATTCCAATATGAGCGCTTATTCTGATCAACCAATAAGTAAGGAACTTGATTGGGAATCGAGGATAGTGTGCTGCCAAAAAAGTATGGCAGACTCATTAGTGGGGATTGATAGTCAAATTGGGATAGAGGACGTGGAATTTCACTTGAGATTTCTATATCAAACGAACTATGAAAAAGTGAAATTAATTGTGGGGCAGCAAGAAAAGTAATATTTGCCCCCTGACTCTTTAGAAGCTTAATATATCTAGAAAATTGAATGCTATCCCCAAGACCCTGCTCAGACCAAATAAGTATTTTTTTCCCTTCTATATTTACACCTGGTTTGAGCCTAGGTATTTCACTGTATGTATTTGGCAAGGGTGAATTACTGGTATTCCATCTCGATTCATAAAGAGGCCAGCCGGTCTCATAATCACCAAGTGTTAGATAAATCAATGATTTATTCCATTGGGCATCTGGATAATCAGGCTTGAGATTTAGTGCTAAATTATAGGAATCTTGCGCTAAATTAAATTGCCTTAATTCATGATGGGCTGCGGCAATGTTGTAATGTGCTTCTGGATAGTTGGGTTTGAATGCTAGCGCTTTGCGGTATGCATTCATAGCCAAATCAAAATCTTTAACAGACTCAAAATAGGTTGCTCCCAGATTTGACCAGGCTTCAGCGTAATCTGGCTTCAGTGCTATTGCCTTATTAAATGAATCTAGTGCGTCTTGGTATCTTCGGAGATTGTTAAGGGCTACACCTTTATTTAGCCAGGCTTCAGCGTAATCTGGCTTCAGTGCTATTGCCTTATTAAATGAATCTAGTGCGTCTTGATGCAATTTTAGGCCGTGCAGTGTGAGGCCAAGATTGTAGTGAGCATCAAGCGAGTTTGGCGATAGTTTAAGAGCCATGGTAAGAACGTCGCAGCCATCGGAAAATCGCCCCATATCGTTTAGTGTCACGCCTTTATTTATCAAGGCGTTAACATACTTGGGATTTATCGTCAGCGCTTTATCGAATGAATCTAATGCCGCGTTAAATTGCTTGATATTGTAAAGTGATACGCCTTGATTAAGCCAAGCTTCACTACTGTTGGCATCTAGCTGAATAGCGCTTTTGCTGCAGTCAAGTGAGGATGAATAGTCGCCTAATTTGTTGAGTATGGATCCTTTAACAATTATCGCATCTAAATAGTTATTTTGGAGCGCTAAAGCTTGATTAATGGAGTCAAGTGCGGCTTGATTTTTTGATAATTTTGAGAGACTATTTGCGTAATTTAGATAGGCGGCTGGGTTTCTTGGATCAAGCTCGATAGATTTTTGTTGATGCTTGAGCGCGGAGGGATGATCTTCAATTGAAGCAAATGCTTTTCCAAGGTTGTATTGAATGGATGGGTCGGTGGGATTGAATTCTGCAGCTAAGCTGAGGTACTTAATTGCATCATTGTGCCGGTTCTGCGCTGCATATACAAGGCCCAAGATATGAATGCCGGGTGGATTATTTGGGTAGACGTCTAAAGAGAGTTTCAGCTGATTTTCGGCATGATTTAGGTCTCCATTTTGAAAACTTTGTACGGCCTGGCCGATGAGGTGCTCCAAAGAGTGGTTCATTTGATGGCTTTATAAATGGGAGGAAGATTACTTATCTGCACACATCATTTAGAAAGTCAGATAATTTATTTACCGGATCGAGATCATTGAAAATTTTAAACTTATTTTTTTGTATCTTTTGAATAATCTGCTCTCGAAAGTTTTTATTTTGAATCAAATTAATTGCGATATTGATATATTCCGTTTCGGAATAGGCAATACATTCATGAATAGACATCTGGTCAAGGATTCCTGCAGCAAGGTTGCTGCGCAAAAATTGGCCTCTCATAGTTACAATGGGTAAGTCGCATTCAATTGCCTGAATGGATGTGTTAAAGCCCGAAAATCCAATGGTATCTAATAGGATGCACGATTCTTTCATTAGGCCATAGAAATTTTCAGTCTCTAGTAATGGGATATGTTTAATGAATTTTCCAGGATCAAGTTCAGCTCTTTGAAATGAAGTATGCATTCGTTTTTTAAGAATTTCAGTGGCTGGGTCTGGAAATCGAAAAAAAACGAATTGGCAATCATGTAGCTTTAGAGCAAGCTCAATCAGAATGTCGTCAAATTTTGGACCATACTTAAACGGAGAGCCTGCGCATAAAAGTATGGGTTTAGAAGGAGTAATTCCAAGTTTTGAAAAATCAATTTTATTGATATCCCCAAGGTACGGGGTATAGTGAACGCCAAGATTGGGAAGTTGAATGAGAGTTTCTGAGTAATTGGCTTGAGCGCCTGGATTCTCAAAGCTTTCAGCTGAAATAAAATAATCAATTGTTGGAAGTCCAGTTGTTTCTGGATGCCCCCAGGTTGCAATCTGGATGGGGGCAAGCCTTAAACTTGCAAGTTGTGTTGTTACCTTATCCATGCCTATCTCTGGATAAATTAGTGCGTCAATATTGCTTGATTGAATAATTGACGCCCAATTTTCAAAAGAGCCTGCATTAGAAAAATATTTCTTTACATTTAGTTTGGCTACCTCGGTTTCTGCATCATATTTGCTGCCAATATGGAAAAGATAAATTTCAAAGCCCTGTAATTTTTGTATAAAACCTTTCAGCAGGGCCCTCCATACCGAGTGGTTATGAATATGATTGCTTACTATGCCAATGCGGGTTGGTTCGCTTGTGTTGGGGCTTTGAACATGTACAAGAGACAAGGCACTGTAGTTTTTCATGACCTCGGTACAGATAGATCCGTAAGTCGATAAAAGATCTTTGTTATTTTCTGGCTGATAAGCCAGAAAGAATGGCTGATTATTTCCGATTGCGTTTGGGCTCAATCCCTTATTTTTCTCAATAAACTTTTTAACTTCGCGAAGTTTGGTGGCGAATCCAGACCTCGCTTCCATTAGTTGATTGGAAGAGTTGTAAATTTTAGGTATTTGAGCAACAGCTAGAGCAAGTTGAGCCTCTAGTGAAGTGGGGTCGAGGTTGATTGCTGCTTGGAAACACTCATGAGATGCTGCAAGGTCACCAATCTCAAACAGTGATTCACCTTGCGCAATAAAAAATATCGGTTCATAAGGGTTTCTTGCTATTGCTTGATTAAAGTTACTTATTGCCTCGGTATATTCCTTGTTCTCGTGTTGGCATGTTCCAAGGTTAAAGTAAGCATCTGGGTAGGTTGGGTCTGCAACAATAGCCTTTTGATAATCTAAGATTGCATCTGCAGTCCGATGGAGGTCGTGATAAAGGTTGCCTCTATTATTTAGAAGCGCTGCATTCCTTGGATCTAATGAGACTCCCCGATTGTATGCAGTAAGAGCATTCTCTAGCTCACCTAGGGAATAATAGGCGTTACCAAGATTGTAAAAAGTTTGTGGATTATTTGGCGCGATTGACGTCAGGAGTTTAAAGTCTTTAATAGCTGCTTGCAGGTTCCCGGTCTGCTGAAAAACCAGGCCTCGGTTGATTAATGCCGAACTTGATAGCGGATTAATTTCTAGAGACTTTGTTAATAGTTCAATTGATTTTGAGAATTCATATTTCTGTGCTGATAGCACTCCTAGAATATTTAACGCTTCGGAGTTGGCTGGATCTTGTTGTAAGACTTGAAGATAAGTTTTTTCAGAATTGGAAAAGTCGCCAGCCTGAAAGAATGCGGCTGCTTGAGATAGTAAATTAGATGCCAATAAATTTTTCAAATGATTGAATGACCTTATGGGTTAATTCTGCCTTCAATTTTATGGTACTCGAGACTATGCTGTTCTTTGTGTATCTTAAGTAAAAATTGCTCTAAAGCCGCAATTGAAGATGTATTTTCAAACAGACATGTTTTTTTCTTATTAATTAGATCTTTGTAGGTTTGAAGAAGGTTTTTGTTTTGGATTAGTTCAACCGCTAACGCAGCATATTCTTCATCTGTGCTGCATACAAGACTGTTTAATCCCATCAGCTTTAAGGTTGCTGCTGCCAAGCGCCCACGCATAAATTGACTATCCTTGGCTATGACGGGTAAGTTGCAGGATATCGCATGCATGGCCGTATTAAATCCTGAGAATCCTATGGTATCAAGCATTAGATCTGCCTTTTGCATTAATCCATAAAACTCTTCTCTTTTTTGAAATGGAATAACTCGCACAAAGTTTTCTATATCTAAGCCGGCTTGTAAAAATGCCTCCCCCATCCGGGAGTGGAGTATTGCTGTTAGGCTCTTCTGAAAATTAAAAAATATAAATTGACATGATGGAAGTTTTTTTGCAATTTCAATCAGTATTAAGTCGTATGTGGGAAGATATTTAGCTGGTGATCCTGCGCACAATATGATTGGACGATTTGGGTTTATTCCAATATGGTTTAGATTTAGGTCTACCGAATCGCATTGTTTAGCCAAGAAACTCGTTCCCAAGTCTGGTAGCAATATTACTTTTTCGCTATAGCATTCAAATTTTTCTTGAGTTTCAAAGGCTTGGCCAGATAAAAAGTAGTCGATTGTGGAGAGGCCAGTGGTTTCGGGGTGGCCCCAGCTACATATCTGAATGGGGGCTAGTCTCATGCATGCAAGAGCCTTTGTGGTTGGGTCCATGCCAACCTCTGGAAATAGTACGACATCAAAGTTTGCATTTTGAGTAAAAGCAATGATATCTACAATTGAGTTGCCGAGATTTTTGTATTGATTTGCACGTGCCTTGGCGATAATTGTTTCCTGGTCTTCATGGCCGCCCGTGTTGATGATATGTATTTCAATTAAGTTTTGATTTAAGTGCAACAGCCAAGCTTTTGTAATTGCATGCCATACCGGGTGATCACAGAAGTGATGGCTTATTATGCCCACTTTAATTTTTTTGTTAAATTTACTCTTTGTGGGCGCAAAATTTAATTCTTGTTGAATTTGAGTTGCAAATTTTGTGCATAACGAGCCAAATAGAGAAATTAAATCACCATTTTTGAGGTCTTGATAGGCTAGATAGAAGGGGTGGTGCGATATAGCTTTTAATGCGCTTTCAATTTTAATTTGTGAAAAATTTAGGTCTTCTAGATGTTTAATTTGCCGCTCAAAATTGATCCTAGCATCATTAAGCTCCCCTAAATTTTCATAAACTTTGGGTATTTGTGCGATTGCTAAGGCAAATTTCGCTTCTATTAAATTAGGGTTCAGAGTAAGCGCTTGCGTATAACTCTCTTTCGCAGACCTTGCATCGCCATTTTCATAAAATACCTCACCTAAAAAATAAAAAATATCTGCATTTTTTGGATCAATTTCAGCTGCTCTTTGATAGCATTTGATTGAGGCGTTGAGCTCTCGACTCTTTCTTAGTGCCCCACCAAAATTAAGAAAACAGTCAAGATAATTCGGATCAATCTTAAGGGCAGCCTCAAAGGCTTGAAATCCTAGGGAATATTTACCAAGTCTTGTATAGGCATTTCCTAAGTTATTAAATGCTTGAGATAGATTGGGGTTAATTGCAATTGCAGCATTAAATATTTCTATTGCCTTCCCTATTTCTCCTTTTTCTAGATATATGACCCCTTTATTGTTGATTGCATCGCTATAAAGTGGACGAAGATTGATTGCATTTTCATAGGCGGCTAGTGCCGCATCATTTTTTTTCAACCCTTTTAGAGCATTACCTCGATTGTTGTGAATTTCTGGGATGTTTGGGTTGGCTCTATTGGCTAAGTCGAAATACTCCAATGCCTTTTCATATTGCTTAATTGCTGTATAGGTAAGCCCCAAATTGCCTAATATGGTTGCGCAATGGGGCTTTAGCAAGTTTGCGTTTTCCAAAAAATGAAGCGACTGCTCGTATTTACATTTCTGGTAAGCCCTTATGCCTAAAAGGTTTAAGGCATCAATATTTTTTGGGTCATATTTGATTGCTTGGATGAAAAGGGCATCCGCCCTCTCAAACTCATGATTTTGAAGTAGTGCGAATGCTTCTTGAAAAATTAGTCGAGATTCGTTGATTGCAGACTTAACGCTTGCATCTTCATCTGGTAGAGACATTTTATTAATTGCTTTTTAGGCTGTCGCGAATTTCTCTTAACAAGACAATATCTTCTGGCATAGGTGGAGCTGGCGGCGCATCGATGATGCGAATCTTATTGACCACTTTCACCATTTGAAAAATCACGAAAGCTAAAAGAATAAAGTTGATTGAGATGGTAATGAAATTACCATAGGCAAAGATCGGAACCCCAGCTTTTTTAAGGGCATCAAATGTTCGAGGCACCCCTTCCGGAATGTGCCCTAGGACGATAAATAGGTTGGTGAAGTCAATATGACCCCCTAAAAGGGTGGAAATCACTGGCATAACGATGTCGTTTACCAAGGAATCAACGATTTTTCCAAAGGCGCCACCGATGATCACACCCACCGCCAAATCAATCACATTCCCTTTGACTGCAAAGTCCCGAAACTCCTTTAAAACACCCATAATCCCCCCCTTTAATATCCAAATGCTGGTTAAACCGAGATTAACCCTATAACTTTCTTACTTACCCCACTTTTTACTTTAAAATCCTACCTTTAAGCAATTTCCACCCATAAATACCCTTTCTAGGAATTTTGTAAATGAGTGACAAGCCCTGTATGGATAAGGATCGCCGTAATTGGTTGATCGCCACTTCCGCAGTTGGTGGTGTAGGCGCTGCAGCAGCCCTTTACCCTTTTGTAGACAGTTTTGAGCCTTCTGAGCGCGCAAAAGCCGCTGGTGCGGCTGTTGAGATCGATATTACAGGCATGAAGCCTGATGAGATGAGAACGGTTGAGTGGCGTGGTAAGCCAGTATGGGTAATCCGTCGCACACCTGAGCAAGTGGCTGAACTATCTAAGTTGGATGGCGAGCTAGCGGACCCAAATTCTTTGCGCGATCCTGCACAATTTACGCCTCCATACGCTCAAAATCAATGGCGCTCCATCAAGCCTGAGTATCTTGTTGTTGTGGGTATTTGTACCCATTTGGGCTGCTCTCCAACAGCAAAATTTGAAGCAGGCCCACAACCTTCTTTGCCAAATACTTGGCCAGGTGGTTTCTTATGTCCATGCCATGGCTCTACTTTTGATATGGCAGGACGTGTTTATAAGAACAAACCGGCTCCAGACAATCTTGAAGTGCCTCCTCATATGTATTTGAGCGATACCAAGATTCTGATTGGCGAAGATAAGAAGGCCTAAGGAGAGATAAATGGCATTTCAAGAAAAACAAGTTCCAGCCAACGCTCCAGTAGTTCGGAAAGTATTGGCTTGGGTAGATTCACGTTTCCCTTTGACGTCATCTATTAAGGCGCATCTAACGGAGTATTACGCACCTAAGAACCTTAATTTTTGGTACTTCTTTGGCTCACTAGCTATCGTTGTTTTAGCGCTCCAAATCATTACCGGTATTTTCTTGGTAATGAACTACAAACCAGATGCTGCAAAAGCGTTTGAATCTGTCGAGTACATCATGCGTGAAGTGCCATGGGGATGGTTGATTCGTTATCTCCACTCTACAGGCGCCTCGATGTTTTTCGTGGTGGTTTATTTACACATGTTCCGCGGCTTGATTTATGGTTCATATCGTAAGCCACGTGAACTCATCTGGATCTTTGGCTGTGCAATCTTTTTGTGCTTGATGGGTGAAGCCTTCTTTGGTTACTTGCTCCCATGGGGCCAGATGTCTTACTGGGGCGCACAAGTGATCGTGAACTTGTTCTCTGCAATCCCATTTATTGGTCCAGACCTTTCTTTGTGGTTGCGTGGCGACTATGTTGTTGGCGATGCAACGTTGAATCGTTTCTTTGCCTTCCACGTTATTGCTATCCCGTTAGTGTTGATTGGCTTGGTTGCTGCCCACATTATTGCTTTGCATGAAGTTGGTTCTAACAATCCTGACGGCGTAGAGATTAAAGAGAACTTGGATGCCAATGGACATCCAGTTGACGGAATTCCGTTCCACCCTTATTACACAGTCCATGATGTATTTGGTTTGGGTGTGTTCTTGATGGTATTTGCTTGCATAGTATTTTTTGCTCCCGAAATGGGCGGTTATTTCCTTGAGGCAAATAACTTCATTCCTGCAAACCCCTTGCAAACCCCTCCGCACATTGCACCGGTTTGGTATTTCACGCCGTTCTACTCAATGTTGCGTGCAACAACTTCTAACTTCTTGTTACCGTTGTGGATTTTCTTGGCGGTGATTTTGGGTATGTTTGCAAAGAGCTCAAGCGATAAGAAAGTGAAAGCGATCTGTGTAGCTATTGCAGTAGTGTTGGCTGGCGGCTTCTATCTATTTGATGCGAAATTCTGGGGTGTTGTGATCATGGGCGGCTCTGTTGTGATCATGTTCTTCTTGCCATGGCTTGATAAATCACCAGTTAAATCAATTCGCTATCGCCCCCAGTTCCATAAATATATTTATGGTGTGTTTGTGGTGAGCTTTGTGATTTTGGGTTACTTAGGTATTCAACCACCATCACCAGTATTTGAAAAGATTTCTCAGATTTGCACGATTTACTATCTGGGCTTCTTCTTGGCAATGCCGTTCTGGAGCAAGCTTGGTACTTTTAAGCCAGTTCCAACACGCGTTACTTTTAAGTCCCATTAATCGAGAATCTAGAGAGAATTAGGAACTAGTATGAAACGAATTCTGCAAACTATGAAGGGCATCTTCCAAGCTGCTGCATTAGTTGGTGCCCTTGGTTTAAGTGTGAATGTCAGTGCTAACGAAGGGGGTTTTCCGCTGGATACGGCACCTAATCGCGTAAGCAGTAATGCGTCATTGCAAAATGGTGCAAAGTTGTTTGTGAACTATTGCTTGAGCTGTCATGCAGCTTCTAGCATGCGTTACAACCGTTTGCGCGACATTGGCTTAACAGATCAACAGATCAAAGATAACCTCATCTTGAACGATGCCAAGGTCGGCGATTTGATGACTATCTCAATGACTCCGAAAGAGGGCAAGGCATTCTTTGGAAAAAATCCTCCAGATTTATCTGTAGAGGCTCGTGCACGTGGAACTGATTGGCTTTATACCTATCTGCGTACTTTCTACAAAGATGACACTACTCAGACAGGCTGGAATAATTTGGTCTACCCAAGTGTAGGTATGCCTCATGTTTTATGGCAACTTCAGGGTGAACGCGCTGCTAAGTTTGAAGAGCGTAAAGATCCACATGACGAAAGCAAGATGGAAAAAGTTTTTGTTGGTTTTGAGCAGTTAACGCCAGGCACCATGAAGCCACAAGAATATGATGACAATATTGCCGATCTAGTGGCGTTTATGTCATGGATGGCCGAGCCAGTTCAACTTGAGCGTAAGCGTCTTGGCGTTGTTGTGCTGATATTCTTAGCCATCTTCACATTGTTGGCTTGGCGTCTAAATAAGGCTTATTGGAAAGACGTTCATTGATAATTGAGGTCCGTATGGGCCTCAATTAAATAGTGATCAAGTTTTTTTGTCGTATAGAAGTAGAAATTTAAGGAAATAAATTTATGATGGTGTTGTACTCGGGTACAAATTGCCCATTCTCGCAACGCTGCCGTTTGGTGCTTTTCGAAAAAGGCATGGATTTTGAAATCCGCGATGTTGATTTATTCAATAAGCCAGAAGATATCTCAGTAATGAATCCTTACGGCCAAGTTCCCATCTTGGTTGAACGTGATTTAATTTTGTATGAGTCCAATATCATTAATGAATACATTGATGAGCGCTTTCCTCATCCACAATTGATGCCGCCTGATCCGGTTGCACGCGCACGCGCACGCTTATTTCTCTTTAACTTTGAAAAAGAGTTATTTGTGCACGTTGCTGCTTTGGAAAATGAAAAAGGTAAAGCTGCCGAGAAGACGCATGACAAGGCTCGTTTAGCCATTCGTGATCGTTTGACACAGCTAGCACCAATTTTCGTAAAAAATAAGTACATGCTTGGTGACGATTTCTCAATGCTTGACGTGGCTATTGCTCCATTATTGTGGCGTCTTGAGCACTATGGAATTGACTTATCACGCAACGCCGCACCTCTTTTAAAGTATGCGGAGCGTATTTTCAGCAGGCCTGCTTACATTGAGGCATTAACTCCTTCCGAGAAGGTAATGCGTCGCTAAAGACCCATTACCAGAAGTCAGAATGTCTGACATACCAAGTAACAAGCCCTACCTAATCCGTGCTCTACATCAGTGGTGCACGGATTTTGGTTTTACGCCCTTCATAGCGGTGTTTGTGGATGCTAGTGTTGAGGTGCCGCTAGAGTATGTCAAGAACCATGAGATTGTTCTTAATCTATCTCTAGAGGCTTGCCATCAGCTCCAAATTGAGAACGACTGGATTAGCTTCCAGGCGCGTTTTGGAGGCGTCCCAAGAAAAATTATGGTTCCAATTAGCCATGTTTTGGCGATATATGCCAGGGAAAATGGCCAAGGCATGTCCTTCCCACTTGA is from Polynucleobacter sp. MWH-UH23A and encodes:
- the petA gene encoding ubiquinol-cytochrome c reductase iron-sulfur subunit, with the protein product MSDKPCMDKDRRNWLIATSAVGGVGAAAALYPFVDSFEPSERAKAAGAAVEIDITGMKPDEMRTVEWRGKPVWVIRRTPEQVAELSKLDGELADPNSLRDPAQFTPPYAQNQWRSIKPEYLVVVGICTHLGCSPTAKFEAGPQPSLPNTWPGGFLCPCHGSTFDMAGRVYKNKPAPDNLEVPPHMYLSDTKILIGEDKKA
- the mscL gene encoding large conductance mechanosensitive channel protein MscL codes for the protein MGVLKEFRDFAVKGNVIDLAVGVIIGGAFGKIVDSLVNDIVMPVISTLLGGHIDFTNLFIVLGHIPEGVPRTFDALKKAGVPIFAYGNFITISINFILLAFVIFQMVKVVNKIRIIDAPPAPPMPEDIVLLREIRDSLKSN
- a CDS encoding porin → MKKSLFAVAALSAVAGAAQAQSSVTVYGILDVGYIGTNMRGTTTKPANLQQTSSFGQSAESTSRLGFKGTEDLGGGASAFFTIETGLTPSTGAVASTWNNRQSFVGLKKNGIGQFAVGTQYTPMFNQASATDPGQLNNMTGNVIYATEPQAALNGGLTSYGATSSASATNSGFVTRTSNTLSTQTDTFGGFKFAASYTLNNQNNTTAAASNNTTTIVTTGTSGGNTNFNGWALGADYTWQKLYVAASYQAYKSLVPIVTTTSLQPTTTSANATLTTTTGAAALTTQTGGSNVQDNGAYVAATYDFGILKAYGQWINRKVTSTVTPDYYASRSAQQIGVRSYITPTVEAWASVGNGRVRTYGNAAPTANFTGYQLGSNYYLSKRTNVYAIFGSTETSSTTTTAGTSANAYALGVRHTF
- a CDS encoding tetratricopeptide repeat protein, whose amino-acid sequence is MKNLLASNLLSQAAAFFQAGDFSNSEKTYLQVLQQDPANSEALNILGVLSAQKYEFSKSIELLTKSLEINPLSSSALINRGLVFQQTGNLQAAIKDFKLLTSIAPNNPQTFYNLGNAYYSLGELENALTAYNRGVSLDPRNAALLNNRGNLYHDLHRTADAILDYQKAIVADPTYPDAYFNLGTCQHENKEYTEAISNFNQAIARNPYEPIFFIAQGESLFEIGDLAASHECFQAAINLDPTSLEAQLALAVAQIPKIYNSSNQLMEARSGFATKLREVKKFIEKNKGLSPNAIGNNQPFFLAYQPENNKDLLSTYGSICTEVMKNYSALSLVHVQSPNTSEPTRIGIVSNHIHNHSVWRALLKGFIQKLQGFEIYLFHIGSKYDAETEVAKLNVKKYFSNAGSFENWASIIQSSNIDALIYPEIGMDKVTTQLASLRLAPIQIATWGHPETTGLPTIDYFISAESFENPGAQANYSETLIQLPNLGVHYTPYLGDINKIDFSKLGITPSKPILLCAGSPFKYGPKFDDILIELALKLHDCQFVFFRFPDPATEILKKRMHTSFQRAELDPGKFIKHIPLLETENFYGLMKESCILLDTIGFSGFNTSIQAIECDLPIVTMRGQFLRSNLAAGILDQMSIHECIAYSETEYINIAINLIQNKNFREQIIQKIQKNKFKIFNDLDPVNKLSDFLNDVCR
- a CDS encoding tetratricopeptide repeat protein, translated to MSLPDEDASVKSAINESRLIFQEAFALLQNHEFERADALFIQAIKYDPKNIDALNLLGIRAYQKCKYEQSLHFLENANLLKPHCATILGNLGLTYTAIKQYEKALEYFDLANRANPNIPEIHNNRGNALKGLKKNDAALAAYENAINLRPLYSDAINNKGVIYLEKGEIGKAIEIFNAAIAINPNLSQAFNNLGNAYTRLGKYSLGFQAFEAALKIDPNYLDCFLNFGGALRKSRELNASIKCYQRAAEIDPKNADIFYFLGEVFYENGDARSAKESYTQALTLNPNLIEAKFALAIAQIPKVYENLGELNDARINFERQIKHLEDLNFSQIKIESALKAISHHPFYLAYQDLKNGDLISLFGSLCTKFATQIQQELNFAPTKSKFNKKIKVGIISHHFCDHPVWHAITKAWLLHLNQNLIEIHIINTGGHEDQETIIAKARANQYKNLGNSIVDIIAFTQNANFDVVLFPEVGMDPTTKALACMRLAPIQICSWGHPETTGLSTIDYFLSGQAFETQEKFECYSEKVILLPDLGTSFLAKQCDSVDLNLNHIGINPNRPIILCAGSPAKYLPTYDLILIEIAKKLPSCQFIFFNFQKSLTAILHSRMGEAFLQAGLDIENFVRVIPFQKREEFYGLMQKADLMLDTIGFSGFNTAMHAISCNLPVIAKDSQFMRGRLAAATLKLMGLNSLVCSTDEEYAALAVELIQNKNLLQTYKDLINKKKTCLFENTSSIAALEQFLLKIHKEQHSLEYHKIEGRINP
- a CDS encoding tetratricopeptide repeat protein; its protein translation is MNHSLEHLIGQAVQSFQNGDLNHAENQLKLSLDVYPNNPPGIHILGLVYAAQNRHNDAIKYLSLAAEFNPTDPSIQYNLGKAFASIEDHPSALKHQQKSIELDPRNPAAYLNYANSLSKLSKNQAALDSINQALALQNNYLDAIIVKGSILNKLGDYSSSLDCSKSAIQLDANSSEAWLNQGVSLYNIKQFNAALDSFDKALTINPKYVNALINKGVTLNDMGRFSDGCDVLTMALKLSPNSLDAHYNLGLTLHGLKLHQDALDSFNKAIALKPDYAEAWLNKGVALNNLRRYQDALDSFNKAIALKPDYAEAWSNLGATYFESVKDFDLAMNAYRKALAFKPNYPEAHYNIAAAHHELRQFNLAQDSYNLALNLKPDYPDAQWNKSLIYLTLGDYETGWPLYESRWNTSNSPLPNTYSEIPRLKPGVNIEGKKILIWSEQGLGDSIQFSRYIKLLKSQGANITFLAAPQLISLFHSSFDIEISSEIPRPLSQFDYQSPLMSLPYFFGSTLSSIPNQVPYLLVDQNKRSYWNDKLKGFDLLKVGLVWSGGFRPNQPEVWQINERRNISLETISSLRFASNVEFFSLQKGDPAETELREQKNKLWPQDNLRIFTDELKDFSDTAALIANLDLIISVDTSTAHLSAALGKPTWLLNRFDSCWRWLNDRVESPWYPSIKLYNQKQSGNWGPVMQKVMSDLESLTLKK